One Salvelinus namaycush isolate Seneca chromosome 4, SaNama_1.0, whole genome shotgun sequence genomic window carries:
- the LOC120045692 gene encoding zinc finger protein 503-like: MITSPAFSVLRNSIAIPVWENSYSGEKGAPRINNQFLHLVSPSNPLRQANRIPIKILKMLTARGGHILHPEYLQPLPSTPISPIELDAKKSPLALLAQTCSQIGKPDPPSSSKLSSVTSNGSSDKETKSGPLKMSDIGNEDKSSFKPYSKSSEKNKDSSSSSGSLSGDKASFRVPSATCQPFTPRTGSPSSCHSVSPLPSEGKQGDKEEKNKESDSNKNSTMEGNGSGSHSRISGINGEANQHQETTSGSKAITSDSLTSVSSASSVQLLGSGGLVAPVSPYKPGHTVFPLPPAGMSYPGSLAGAYAGYPQHFLPHGMTLDPTKSSSQLLSAQFAAASQLQCNKAGSPLSRASPPSLMSASLCRDPYCLSYHCASHLSGASSTSQCHESSALKSGYPLMYPTHPLHGVHSSPPSFAGHPLYPYGFMLPNDPLPHVCNWVSANGPCDKRFSCSEELLNHLRTHTAFAGTEKLISGYPGSSSLANAAAAAMACHMHMPPNAAPGSPGTLTLRSPHHPLGLSTRYHPYSKSPLPPGASVQMPAATGPYYSPYALYGQRLTTASALGYQ; the protein is encoded by the exons ATGATCACATCGCCCGCATTTTCTGTCCTGAGAAATAGTATCGCGATTCCGGTGTGGGAGAACAGTTATTCAGGGGAGAAGGGCGCACCGAGAATAAACAATCAATTTCTTCACCTCGTCTCTCCGTCAAACCCTTTACGGCAGGCTAATCGTATACCCATAAAGATTTTGAAAATGCTTACCGCACGGGGAGGACACATTTTGCACCCGGAGTACCTTCAACCTTTGCCATCAACTCCTATCAGTCCCATCGAG CTGGATGCCAAGAAAAGTCCGTTGGCTCTCTTGGCACAGACCTGCTCACAAATCGGAAAACCAGACCCTCCGTCCTCTTCCAAACTCTCATCTGTAACCTCAAATGGATCTAGTGACAAAGAGACCAAATCCGGACCACTAAAAATGAGTGACATTGGAAATGAAGACAAATCTAGCTTCAAACCCTACTCCAAATCATCGGAGAAGAACAAGGACTCCTCGTCCAGCAGTGGTAGTCTGAGTGGAGATAAAGCTAGTTTCCGAGTGCCTAGCGCCACCTGCCAGCCGTTTACCCCCAGGACAGGCAGCCCCAGCTCCTGCCACTCTGTGTCTCCGCTGCCATCTGAGGGTAAGCAGGGAGACAAGGAGGAAAAGAATAAGGAATctgatagcaataaaaacagtacaatGGAGGGAAACGGCAGTGGTAGTCACAGCCGGATATCTGGGATTAACGGTGAGGCTAACCAACACCAGGAGACCACCTCTGGATCAAAGGCTATCACATCAGACTCACTCACATCTGTCTCCTCTGCATCATCTGTTCAACTTCTGGGTTCAGGAGGACTCGTAGCGCCAGTCTCCCCCTATAAACCTGGGCACACCGTTTTCCCTCTACCGCCTGCTGGCATGTCCTACCCTGGAAGTTTAGCAGGTGCATACGCAGGCTATCCCCAACACTTTCTCCCTCACGGAATGACTTTAGACCCGACGAAATCTAGCAGTCAACTACTCAGTGCTCAGTTTGCCGCTGCCAGCCAACTTCAGTGCAATAAGGCTGGGAGCCCCTTGTCCAGGGCTTCTCCTCCGTCCCTAATGTCTGCTAGCCTGTGTAGAGACCCGTACTGCCTGAGTTACCACTGCGCAAGCCACTTATCCGGTGCTTCCAGTACCTCGCAGTGCCATGAGTCCTCGGCTCTGAAGTCAGGATACCCTCTCATGTACCCAACTCACCCTTTGCACGGCGTGCATTCCTCGCCGCCATCTTTTGCTGGACACCCGTTATACCCCTATGGCTTTATGCTCCCAAATGACCCTCTGCCACACGTCTGTAATTGGGTGTCGGCTAACGGACCTTGCGACAAACGGTTTTCTTGCTCAGAAGAGCTCCTCAATCACCTAAGGACTCACACTGCTTTTGCGGGGACGGAGAAGTTGATATCAGGATACCCGGGTTCATCATCGCTAGCCAACGCTGCGGCGGCCGCCATGGCCTGCCATATGCACATGCCTCCAAATGCGGCCCCGGGCAGCCCTGGAACGCTCACCCTCAGGAGCCCGCATCACCCTCTGGGATTGAGCACGCGCTATCACCCCTATTCAAAGAGCCCCCTGCCCCCCGGCGCTTCGGTTCAGATGCCCGCTGCCACAGGTCCATATTATTCTCCCTATGCCTTGTATGGACAGAGACTCACCACCGCATCGGCGTTAGGATACCAGTAg